The sequence TGACTGCATGCTCTGGGTTTTAATGTCACAGTGCTACCTACCTGCTACCGTCCTGTGACCTGTTCTAGGATGTGGTGCTGGATATTTGTATGGATTAGAATGTGTCTTCTTTTATCTAACTATATTAGTTTTAATGGTCCAACCTGCAGGTTTTTCGTTGTGGCCGTTGCGACTGCTGCTATTGGAATGTTTCTGCTGCTCCTCATGGTTTTGTTCATCATCGTTGAGCACTCTTTGAACCCGGCCATACTCCGCACCGCCCCTCAGTTTCAGGGTAAGAGGACTGGTCGAATGCTTTCTGAGCAAACATGCATTAGTTTGAATGCTCCATGGTTACAATAACGCCCTGACTGTTAGCTGGCTACATGCAAAAGGGATGTTCCCTTTCAGATTACTTTCACACGTATGTCATGCGGCACAGTGCTATCTGTTCAGTCTGTACCTGTCTGTCCAGGTCTGAATAACTCGACATGGTTGGTGTTCCTCCCACTGGCTCCTGTGCACACCAGTTCCGCTGGACTCTTGGTAGTGAGCTGCTTCACCTTtttactgacgctggttttctTGGTGGTTCTGACTCACCTGCTGGGATTTCATATATTTCTCTGTGAGTATGAAGAATAGGTATTTTTGCAGGTGTATATGATAATCAGAAAGGAAAGACGGGACTGCCCTGAAGGCCACAAATGGCTGACGTGTTGCATAAATGGCTAACATTTTGTTTCTTTATGTGTACAGTGTCGAAGAAGCTTACC comes from Sardina pilchardus chromosome 6, fSarPil1.1, whole genome shotgun sequence and encodes:
- the LOC134083468 gene encoding palmitoyltransferase ZDHHC11-like, with amino-acid sequence MFLLLLMVLFIIVEHSLNPAILRTAPQFQGLNNSTWLVFLPLAPVHTSSAGLLVVSCFTFLLTLVFLVVLTHLLGFHIFLLSKKLTTYEYMMKKRQEEMDRDLELGQKQSLPTSAESAKTQPSVDVSVDCESSCPVKPVKAGEALT